The Streptomyces sp. cg36 genomic interval ACGCCCGACCCGGACGAAAGCACTCCGGTGGTTGCGTGCATAACGTTCGCATGGTCCACGCCGGACACGCCGTGCCAACGGGACGCCAGCGATCGGGAACCGGCAGCGGCCGCCGCGCATCTCCGCCGGTGCGGAGCGCGACGCCATGAAGGCGGAAGGGGACGAGTTGAGAAGCTGGAGCGAGCCCACGAAGTACCTCTACTGGGCGGAACACCGGATCGACCTCTATCTGAAGTCCAACAGCCAGCACACGGCCAACAGGACGCACCAACTCGCGATGCCGTCTGTTCAGGGCATCCTCCCTGCATACACGCAGACATGGACGCCATCGGAAACATGGGCGCGGACAGCGAGGAGACTGACGCGCCGTCTTGCCTCCCATACCCACGAGATAGGTACGGCACCACAAGGAGTCCGGTTCGTTAAGGGCCACACGCCGCTGGTCCTCGGGCAGCTCTGCATTAACCACGAGCGAACCGCCGGGGGCCTGTTCTACGCCCAGCAGGGCAGCACCGTCGTGCTGCTGTTCGCGTCACTCCGGCACTTGTCCCCGGACGTCACCAGCCGGGGAGTGGGTGACGACGCCCACAACCCGTACGGCTGGTTCTCGTCCAGGGCCCACGACGTGTACTGCTGGCTGGCCGGTATCACCGGAGGACCGGACGGGCCGAGGTATAGATTCCGCGACGACCACCACTTCGCGGAAGAATGTTTGAAGATCGCCCTGCACCAGGGAGATTCCGGCTCTCCCCGCCGTGCCAGCACCCCGTGGCTTCAGCCGTTCCGTTTCGGACACATCGAACGCGGCTGTTCCTGGCTCGCAGAGATCCACTGGGACGTCCGGGTTCGTGAACCCCAGTGGGAGTGGCATGAGATGTGGCCCAACGGGAGGCGCTACGGCGGGATTCGGGTCGACCGAATCCTGATCGGTGCACCGTTCTGGCTGCGTACCGCGCCTGACGCACCGATGCTCCACTACGGGGACTACACCCTTGAGGAGCGCCGGCAGTGGAACCTCCCCACACCCCCACCCGACCCCGTACGTACCTCGCCCCGCCCGAGCTGGAGAGACGAGCTAGGCGATCGGTGAGTAGGAGACAACCGGAGATTGAGCCTTCGCCCCGAGAACCGTTGGAACCCTCCGCTGGAGGGCAGGAAGCTGGGTTCTCAGAATTGACCGGTTATGCGAGCCGGACGCGGGTGCGGCCGGGTGTCCGATTCGTCCGGGCGGGAGTCTCGCAAAACATCTCTCACAACCTATGGGCTGCGGCTGGGTTCTGACAGACGGTTATGCGAGAGTCGGGGGATGGTCACCCGCAACGACGCCGACGACATCGAGCGCCACTCCTGCCCGAGCTGCCACGCTGCCCCCGGATCGGCGTGCCGCACCCGGGGAGGCAAGGTCGCGCCGATTTACCACACGCCCCGGTTCATCCTCGTCCCCCGACTCGCCAAGTCCGCACCGATCAAGGTTCCCGCCGACCGGGGCCCCGGCAAGCCCTGGACGCCCGGCGAACCCATCGCACCGCCCGAGGAGGCCGAGCAGGCCGGCGCCCCGATCCGCATCGGCTACGCCAGATGTTCGACTGCGACCCAGGAGCTCCAGTCGCAGCTGGACCTCCTCACCCCGAAGTGCGGCAAGGTCTTCCACGAGAAGATCAGCACCCGCATCAAGGTCCGGCCCCAGCTGATGAAAGCACTCGACCTGGCCAAGGAGATCAAGACCGCCGCTCCCCACCAGACCGTCATCCTCACCGTCACGGAGATGAAGCGGCTCGGACGCGACGCCATCGAGCTGATGATCCTCTCCCGCCGCCTCCAGGACGACTCGATCAACCTGGAGATGCTGGGCGGCCCCATGCCGGGCATCTACGACCCGCACGGCAGCGGCGCTCTCCTCTTCGCGTTCTTCGCGGCCGCCGGAGAGGCCGAACGGGACAGCAATCGCGAGAAGACCCTGGAGGGCCAGCAGACCGCCCGCCGCAACGGGAACTTCGGCGGCAGGCCGAAGGTGCTGGACGACGACGACATCACGTTCGCCGTCGCGCTGAAGGCGAAGGGCGTGCCCGTCCCCGACATCGCGAAGAAGCTGACCATCAAGACCGGCAAGAACGAGGGCGAGCACCCCTCCGTCGCCTCCGTGTACCGGGCACTCGCCGAGGCCGAGGCCGCCCCCATGGCCGCCGTAGCAGCCACGTAACCGCGTGCAGGTGCGCCCGCGTAGGGTTCGGCGGATGACAAAGACCGCGCTCGCCACCCCCGACCGCAACGGGCCCGACCCGGTCCACGAACAGCTCGCCGCGCTGTTCACCTCGTGCGGCATACCGCTCGCCACCGGGACCGCCCGCGCCGGAGCCATAGGTGTCGCGGTCAGGCCGAACGGCCACGGTGGGGCGACGGTGGAGTGGTTCGCGGCGCCGGCCACCCGTAGCGTGGCTGCCGACGAGCAGCGTGACGGGCGTGCGGACGGCCCGCTCACCACCCTGCACGCGATGGCGCGCACGCGGATGCACCAGGCCCTGACCGACCTGATGACCGACATGGGGTTCGTCGTCGAGCCGGTCGGGCCCGGCCTTACTGTGGTCCGCGGGCCCCGGACTCCGGACTCGAGGTTGCGCCGCCTCGGGGACGACCTCCAGGGCGGGCGGTTGTCCCCGGTGCGTACGGCGATGCCGTTCGACTACCTCGACGAGCCAGACCTGCAAGCCCCGCCCCAGCCACGCGGGTTCCTCATCGACGAGGACACCAACGACTAGGCACGACCCGTGTCTACCTGTTGGTAGGGTCCTGGCCCTAGGGGAAGAAGGGCTGCTCAGGGCCTCATGCGGCGGCCCGACCCCTCATATGCTTTAAGTACACCGAGAGAGCGAAGCTTGATGTAATGTTTTAACCACAACGAGAGGGCCCCGCCCGGAGATTAGACCTCCGTGCGGGGCCCTTCGTTCAGCTCGGGGCCCTTTGGCTGGTGTCAACAGCCAAAGTGTCCCGGGTTACCGGGCGAGCCAATCAATGACCTGCACGAGGGCTGCGACTCCACTCAACACTGCGAGTGTGCACTGCCCCCAACGCCGGGCTGCCGCCCGGTCAATCGGTAACCACGTCGGGCCCTTGCTGTTTCGTACCACGTCACGCCTCCCTGGATCTGTGCGGGAAGAGGCAGCCGATCGGTCCGCCCCGCGGGGACGGACCGTGCGATGTCAACTCCGCACGCAAAAGGCGCTGTTGTGATGCGTTACCCCGGCGAGGCTACCGGGCCGGTCC includes:
- a CDS encoding recombinase family protein; its protein translation is MVTRNDADDIERHSCPSCHAAPGSACRTRGGKVAPIYHTPRFILVPRLAKSAPIKVPADRGPGKPWTPGEPIAPPEEAEQAGAPIRIGYARCSTATQELQSQLDLLTPKCGKVFHEKISTRIKVRPQLMKALDLAKEIKTAAPHQTVILTVTEMKRLGRDAIELMILSRRLQDDSINLEMLGGPMPGIYDPHGSGALLFAFFAAAGEAERDSNREKTLEGQQTARRNGNFGGRPKVLDDDDITFAVALKAKGVPVPDIAKKLTIKTGKNEGEHPSVASVYRALAEAEAAPMAAVAAT